One genomic window of Punica granatum isolate Tunisia-2019 chromosome 1, ASM765513v2, whole genome shotgun sequence includes the following:
- the LOC116192698 gene encoding uncharacterized protein LOC116192698, which yields MSRRSNSDHSTGHESSWTKYLDESSASERWSERRSGFSGGQEEEQQHEEENLSMVSDASSGPPHCKSEDSCNDENECSSSCFASTGTNAQTCNEKNQQKDKRANENGGKRSTSSSLHGKFKFPNYRHDTPPLIAGKAASGKPGRSKGNRK from the exons ATGAGTAGGAGATCGAACTCGGATCACAGCACAGGGCATGAGTCGAGTTGGACTAAGTACTTGGATGAATCCTCAGCTTCTGAAAGATGGAGTGAAAGAAGATCAGGATTTTCTGGTGGGCAAGAAGAAGAGCAACAACATGAAGAAGAGAACTTGTCAATGGTCTCTGATGCATCCTCGGGACCTCCACATTGCAAGTCTGAAGACTCCTGCAATGACGAGAACGAGTGTTCCTCTTCTTGCTTCGCTTCAACCGGTACTAATGCACAGACATGTAACGAGAAAAACCAGCAGAAGGACAAACGTGCCAACGAGAATGGTGGGAAAAGGAGCACTTCTAGTTCACTCCAT GGGAAATTCAAGTTCCCGAACTACCGCCACGATACACCGCCCTTGATTGCAGGAAAGGCGGCTTCTGGAAAACCAG GTCGTTCCAAGGGCAATAGAAAGTGA
- the LOC116192596 gene encoding LIM domain-containing protein WLIM1-like yields the protein MAFAGTTQKCMACDKTVYLVDKLTADNRIYHKACFRCHHCKGTLKLGNYNSFEGVLYCRPHFDQLFKRTGSLDKSFEGTPKIVKPEKPADGEKPASKVSGMFAGTREKCVGCKTTVYPTEKVTVNGTPYHKSCFKCTHGGCTISPSNYVAHEGRLYCRHHHTQLIREKGNLSQLEGDHHDNKEPLGAKEVAAES from the exons ATGGCATTTGCAGGAACAACCCAGAAGTGCATGGCCTGCGACAAGACGGTGTACTTGGTCGACAAGTTGACGGCCGACAACCGCATCTACCACAAGGCCTGCTTCCGGTGCCACCACTGCAAAGGAACTCTCAAG CTAGGGAACTACAACTCCTTCGAAGGGGTCCTCTACTGCCGGCCGCACTTCGATCAGCTATTCAAACGAACTGGTAGTCTTGACAAGAGTTTTGAAG GAACCCCGAAAATCGTAAAACCTGAGAAGCCTGCTGATGGAGAG AAACCAGCATCTAAGGTGTCCGGTATGTTTGCTGGGACCAGAGAAAAATGCGTTGGCTGTAAAACTACCGTCTATCCAACTGAGAAG GTCACGGTGAATGGAACTCCTTACCATAAGAGCTGCTTCAAGTGTACGCATGGAGGATGCACAATAAGCCCATCGAACTATGTTGCCCACGAGGGCAGGCTCTACTGCAGGCACCACCACACCCAGCTCATCAGGGAGAAGGGCAATCTCAGCCAACTTGAGGGCGACCACCACGACAACAAGGAACCACTGGGTGCCAAGGAAGTCGCCGCTGAGTCGTAA